GCAAATGGGTTAGTTTATTTGCCACTACTAATCCTACGCTATCGTCTCCACGATAGGAGTTTCCAATGCCAATTATGGCAACTGTTGGATGAAAAGCGTCTGTTGTGGAAAGTTTACTCTTCATCGATATGTAGTTTTAAAAAATGCGTCGCGCATGAAATGCAAGGGTCGTAGTTTCTAATTGCTTGTTCGCAATGGTGCTGTAAAACTGCTTGTCCCTGAGAAAAATATCGTTCTACGAAATGTCGCAAATCTTCCTCGATTATTTTTTGGTTTTGCGATGTAGGTGGGACGATTTTTGCGACTTTAATTATTCCCTGCTCGTCGATTTCGTAGCGATGATAGAGAATGCCGCGCGGTGCTTCGGTGCAACCATAACCGTTGTTGGCTTTGGGAGTGATCGGCATTTTAGAGCTAAAGGGCGCATGGTATGAGTCAATTAGGCGTAAAGCCTCTTCGATGGCATATAGAACTTCAATAGCTCTAATTGCGATGCTTTTAAATGGGTTGGTGCACGGCGGAGTTAGGCCTAGTTGCTCTGCGTAATATTTAGCCGTGGGCGTAAGGCAGTTAAAATTTAGGTTAAAGCGCGCCATGGGGCCGACGAGATAATCTCTTTCCTTTTTGTCCGCGTCAATGTGCGTTGCATGTAGGGCGGTAGAATGAGGAAGGTGCTTTTCAAAGAAAAAGTTCTCAAATTGCGAAACGTCGATGTTTAGTCCAGCGCTCGAAATTACCTTTCCACGGTCTATGGGGTATTCGTGAGGATGGCAAAGAGAGACAAATAGGTAGCCTCTTTCAAGCTGTGGATATCTAAATGTAGAAAGCCATTCTAGAGTTTTTATCGCGTCCTCGTGAGCTTGTTTCAGTTTGTCGGCAAACTCAAGTAGTTCTCTAAAAGTGGGGGTTTTGTAAAATCCACCTAAGCAAACATTGATTGGATGAATATCTCTCCCGCCTACTAATGACATTAGATCGTTTCCGACTTTCTTTAAGCGAAGTCCTCGCTCTACTTCTTGAGGAAAGTCTTTAGCCATCTGAACAACGCCCTCATAGCCCAGAAAATCGGGTGCATGGAGCATGTAGATGTGAAGCACGTGGCTTTTAATCCATTCGCCACAATAGAGGAGTCTTCTTAGATCTCTTAATGGCCCATCGACTGTTATGCCGCAAGCGTTCTCCATCGCCTGGCAGGCACTCATTTGATACGCTACGGGGCAGATTCCACAAATGCGAGCCGTTATGTCGGGCGCTTCGGTAAAAGCCCGATCAACTAAAAGTCCCTCGAAGAAGCGAGGAGGCTCGAATATTCTTAGCTGGACATCTTTTACTTTGCCATTTTGTGCCTTTATGAAAAGACCACCCTCTCCCTCAACGCGTGCTAGGTAATTGACTTTTATAGTCTTAGTCTGATTTTTTGCTTCGCTCATACTGCCTGCCTATTTGATAAAACTCTTCGCGCGTTGGATTAAAGGTTCTAAACACCCGAGCTATGTCCGCATTGCTAAAACCACAGGTCTTTAGTTCGCTTGCAAGTGCTGTTGCATTAGGCGTTTCCTTTGGACCAAAGCACCCATAACACGCTCTGTTATAAGTGGGGCATATAGCTCCGCAGCCAGCCTGCGTCACGGGGCCTAGGCAAGGCGCATTTTTGCTAACCAAAATGCATATATTACCTTTAAGCTTGCACTCTACGCAAACGCTATAGGTTGGAATATTAGGTGTTCTTCCTTCTAGTAAGGCGCATATTAGATTCAATAGCTGTCCTTTGTTGATTGGGCAGCCTTGTAGAGCAAAGTTAACTGGCACGTAGCGAGATATAGGTAAAGCTGTGTCGAGTGTACATATGTAGCTCGGGGTTGCGTAGACTAATGATAAAAAATCGTTTTTGTCGCGAAAGTTCTTAAGTGCCTGAATGCCTCCCGATGCCGCGCAAGCACCTACAGTTACAATTATACGAGAGTTGCTGCGAATGTCTTGTATGCGCTTAATTTCCTCAGGTGTGGAAACCGAACCTTCCACTATGGATATGTCGTAAGGGCCTCGCATAGTTCGTTTGCTTGCTTCGAGAAAATATGCAATTTCAAGGCGCGAGGCTATTGCGAGAAGCTCTTCTTCGCAGTCGAGAATGCTAAGTTGACAACCATCGCAGGAGGTAAATTTCCAAACGGCGAGCTTGGGTTTTTTGTGTCTTGGCATATTAAAATTCTCTTACGACAAAAAACTCTTCAACGTCGCTGTATCGAAAGACTGGGCCGTCCTTGCAAACAAAATGCGAGCCGAACATGCAATGCCCGCAATGGCCTATAGCGCACTTCATGTTTCGTTCCATCGATAGGAAAATGTTGTTTGGTGTTTGTCCTAAAGCTATTAACTTTTCAATAGCAAAGCGCATCATTATTTCTGGACCGCAAACAAAGGCGATGCTGTCATTGTAATTTGCGCTGGCTTTTGAGAGCAGAGACGTTACTACCCCCACATTTCCCATCCAACCATCTGTTGCTATGTCTACGATTACTTCTAGTTTTAAATTGCGTTCCAGGCGCGTAAATTCTTTTTTGAAAAGAATATCTTTGGGAGAGCGCGCTCCGTAGAAGATAACTGCATTGTTGATTTTGTTTCTCTGTGTTGCAATAAGGTGAATTAATGGCCGAAGTGGCACTAATCCTATCCCGCCCGCGATTACTACAATGTCTCTGCCAAAACCTTCTTCAATTGGCCAGTGACTTCCGTATGGGCCTCTTAGTCCAATGATATCTCCCTTTTTTGTTTGCAGGAGTGCTCTGCTAACGGCGCCGACTCCTCGAATTGTGTGAGGGATGATGTTTGTAGAGGTATCGACGTCGCTATATGAAATGGGAATTTCTCCAATGCCGAAACAGTAGAGCATGTTAAACTGTCCTGGTTTAGCAGGAGCAAGCTGCTCATTTCCACGCGGCTCCAGGTAAAGGGTGGCGACATTTGGTGCTTCTATGCGTTTAGCTTTAATTCTATATGGTATCGGCAACATGCCATTCACGTTTGCTATACCTCTTCGTGCTCGCCGTACATATCTAAGAGTCTAATGCGCGTTGCCTGCAATCTATCGGCGGCAATTCCGGCAAAGCGCTTCATTAGTTCGTAGCCCAATTTTGGATCTGTCTCGCATTTTCCTCGTAAACATTGTCCATCTAGCTCGATAGCGCTTACTGGTTTTAGTGCCCTAGCGTCGAATTGCAGGCGGTAAGGCGGAAACAGCCAAGATACTCCCAAGACTTCTCCCTCTTTTACGGTGTCTATGGTTATTAGCCCACGCGGTGGAACGTCGATGTCGAGAGCGACCGAACCTTTGCGTATTATGTAAAACGCATTGGCCGCGCTTCCCTGGCGGAATATTATTTCACCCTCTTTAAAATGCACATTTTTACCGCATCCGGCCATCAGCTCTATGTAGCTAGAATCTAGGCCCTGAAAGAAAGGATGCTCGCAGAGTAGGGCTTTTATTTGTTTCATTCTAATCTTAACTCTCCCGAATGGCAGCGATTTCTTCTGTTACATCAATTCCAACTGGGCACCAGGTTATACAGCGACCACAACCCACGCAACCAGAAGTTCCAAACTGATCGATCCAAGTAGCAAATTTGTGAGTTAGCCACTGGCGATAACGCGACTTCACGCTACAGCGTATGGTTCCACCGTGAATGTAGGAAAACTGCTGTGAAAAACAAGAGTCCCATTTCTGAACCCTAGACGCCTCGTTCCCACTTAAACTGCTAATATCGTCCACGCTACTACAAAAACAGGTGGGGCACACCATAGTGCAATTGGTGCAACTTAAGCATCTTTCCGCTACTGCTTCCCATCGCGGATGTTCCAAATTGTTACAAAGAGTATTTCTAATGTTTTTCGTTTCTAAGCTTCTACCCATCTCATTTGCCGCGGCAGCCACAAGTCTTTCCGCGGCAGCCACTTCCTCAAGCGAGGCTACTCGATGAGAAATTTCCCTTATTAATTCCTCAGCCGTTAAGGAGCCAACTTCTGCGACGAAAAAATGCTCCTCTGGACTACATACTTCAGTAAGCGCTAGATCGAACCCAAAAGATACTTTTGGGCCCGTATTCATAGACGTGCAAAAACACGTGTTCCCTGCGCGAGTGCAATTTAAGGCAACTATAAAAATATTTTCGCGGCGCTTCTTGTAGTCCTCATCCACGAATTCTTTGCCCATAAAAACTTTATCCTGAATAATCATGGCATGGAGTTCGCAAGAACGAATGCCGAAAAAAGCTAGCCTTTTTACTTCGCTGGCTGCCGGATAAATCTCTAGGGACTTATCTTCAAGTCGTTTAGATTTCCACAATGTTTGAACTGGCGGCCTAAGGTAATGCTTGCACGACTGTGGTCCTACGGTAAAAGCAAAGAGTCTCTCGCTTTCTTCTCGCTTTGTGCTATAGCTCCCAGCTTCTTGATGGTCGACCACTCCTTTTGGCAAATC
This is a stretch of genomic DNA from Deltaproteobacteria bacterium. It encodes these proteins:
- a CDS encoding Ni/Fe hydrogenase subunit alpha — its product is MSEAKNQTKTIKVNYLARVEGEGGLFIKAQNGKVKDVQLRIFEPPRFFEGLLVDRAFTEAPDITARICGICPVAYQMSACQAMENACGITVDGPLRDLRRLLYCGEWIKSHVLHIYMLHAPDFLGYEGVVQMAKDFPQEVERGLRLKKVGNDLMSLVGGRDIHPINVCLGGFYKTPTFRELLEFADKLKQAHEDAIKTLEWLSTFRYPQLERGYLFVSLCHPHEYPIDRGKVISSAGLNIDVSQFENFFFEKHLPHSTALHATHIDADKKERDYLVGPMARFNLNFNCLTPTAKYYAEQLGLTPPCTNPFKSIAIRAIEVLYAIEEALRLIDSYHAPFSSKMPITPKANNGYGCTEAPRGILYHRYEIDEQGIIKVAKIVPPTSQNQKIIEEDLRHFVERYFSQGQAVLQHHCEQAIRNYDPCISCATHFLKLHIDEE
- a CDS encoding oxidoreductase, translating into MPRHKKPKLAVWKFTSCDGCQLSILDCEEELLAIASRLEIAYFLEASKRTMRGPYDISIVEGSVSTPEEIKRIQDIRSNSRIIVTVGACAASGGIQALKNFRDKNDFLSLVYATPSYICTLDTALPISRYVPVNFALQGCPINKGQLLNLICALLEGRTPNIPTYSVCVECKLKGNICILVSKNAPCLGPVTQAGCGAICPTYNRACYGCFGPKETPNATALASELKTCGFSNADIARVFRTFNPTREEFYQIGRQYERSKKSD
- a CDS encoding FAD/NAD(P)-binding protein, whose protein sequence is MLPIPYRIKAKRIEAPNVATLYLEPRGNEQLAPAKPGQFNMLYCFGIGEIPISYSDVDTSTNIIPHTIRGVGAVSRALLQTKKGDIIGLRGPYGSHWPIEEGFGRDIVVIAGGIGLVPLRPLIHLIATQRNKINNAVIFYGARSPKDILFKKEFTRLERNLKLEVIVDIATDGWMGNVGVVTSLLSKASANYNDSIAFVCGPEIMMRFAIEKLIALGQTPNNIFLSMERNMKCAIGHCGHCMFGSHFVCKDGPVFRYSDVEEFFVVREF
- a CDS encoding cyclic nucleotide-binding domain-containing protein; translation: MKQIKALLCEHPFFQGLDSSYIELMAGCGKNVHFKEGEIIFRQGSAANAFYIIRKGSVALDIDVPPRGLITIDTVKEGEVLGVSWLFPPYRLQFDARALKPVSAIELDGQCLRGKCETDPKLGYELMKRFAGIAADRLQATRIRLLDMYGEHEEV
- a CDS encoding 4Fe-4S dicluster domain-containing protein: MILTLAALDKLINILCAKGFEVIGPVLRDGVIVVDRINGISDLPKGVVDHQEAGSYSTKREESERLFAFTVGPQSCKHYLRPPVQTLWKSKRLEDKSLEIYPAASEVKRLAFFGIRSCELHAMIIQDKVFMGKEFVDEDYKKRRENIFIVALNCTRAGNTCFCTSMNTGPKVSFGFDLALTEVCSPEEHFFVAEVGSLTAEELIREISHRVASLEEVAAAERLVAAAANEMGRSLETKNIRNTLCNNLEHPRWEAVAERCLSCTNCTMVCPTCFCSSVDDISSLSGNEASRVQKWDSCFSQQFSYIHGGTIRCSVKSRYRQWLTHKFATWIDQFGTSGCVGCGRCITWCPVGIDVTEEIAAIRES